The genomic segment CTACAGGAAGCGactaacacacagaaacacacctgtgtgtgtgtgtatgtgtgtgtgcaccacaCTCCAAGTAATGCAATCCCTCTAAGGCAACAGCAACCCCGCCcccccaagaaaaagaaattgaaaagcaaCTTCCCCTTTTAGAATAGGGCCACTCAATGTAAGTTTTGCCCCCATaaccaggaagaggaaaagaaaaaaaaacaaatccaggcTAGCATTGCCGTTAAGGCAGGCAgtggccattttttttctcccagcaaAGGCAGGACAGGCTATTTTTAACACTAAGGCTGGAGGGCCACATCGCTGCCCCTCACAAATACTTCGGACGGGTTTTCGATAACGCAGAGAGCAGTCGGGCTGGAAAACGTTCACCCTTGACTTCCTTTAAGATGGCCTCTAGGCAGTGGATTCTTAGTAAGCCTGGCAAAAATTCTGGAGGCAGTCTCAGGCGAGGCTGGGTGCCGAGCAGGACCCAGGGACCCGGGGTCTGTCTGTGGGTTAAGTGTCATACCCACTGGAAAATCTTTGGcctccagagattttttttttttttaacttaaagggGACCTGTACGGTACACCCCCCTCCCGCGGGAGAAAGGGAGCCCAATCCCTAGCtaccctccccccctctcccccaaacacacacgtacacaccaACAAGGCACAGCCAGGGCGGGCAGGCATGCTTTGGCAATGAGGCCCCTCGGGAAGGCCAGGGGTATTAACAGCTGCAGAGAGAGGTGTGGGACAGGTGGAGCTCAGCACCTTTGGAGGTGGGGGTAGAGAAGAAGGAGTCTTGGAGCTCCCAAGGAAATTGGAAGAAAGAAAGCGGGAAGGGGTGGCTAAGACACaggcagatgagaaaatgagaggACCAGAAAAGAGCCGAGAGAGGCAGAACAGGTCAGAAAAGAAGACCATGAAAACAGAAGGGCAAATGGGCCAAACAGGATACGGGCaaccaaacaaaacaggaagggaaggagagaggagcccAGAAGCGAAAGAAACGGAAAAGAGCAAGGGGAATTGGGAAGGACAGGAGAAAGGTGGAAGAGAGGGAGCCCGGAAGAGGAAATGAGAACCTGGGCACAAGGGGGGAGCCAAGAGCCCCCGGCCGGAGCCTCACACCCGAACAAAAACCAGGCGGGCCGAGTACACGAGGTCAGCCACGTAAGCCAGCAGGTTGATGGCCGTCAGGATGGCCACGGCCAGCCGGCGGTCCCAGGTGCACACGTAGAAGGTGTGCCTGTCGCCGCAGTTCACATCCCTTGAGCGCCGCGGTTGGCCGCCGTACTTCTCGTCGAACTGGTAGAGCGGCCAGAGAACCAGGGCAGTGGCATACAGGAGGACCGACAGCAGGGCCAGCCCGGACAGGAAGCTGGGGAAGGAGATGGGCAGCACGTTGGTGCAGTCACCCAGGTTCAGCAGGATGGCCACGGCCGCCAGGATGAAGCAGATCGAGTACACGGCCACGCACCACTCCAGCGCCGGCTGGTGCTGGTACAGGTACGGGCTGCTGATGAAGGCAAAGATGACACAGGCCACGAAGGTCTCCAGCACCTTGAGCAGGCCTGGCACGGTGGCCATGTATCCGGTGATCTCCCCGGGCCGGGCCCGGGTCCAGGCCACTTCGGTGGCATAAGCCACGCAGGCGATGCAGGAGAAGGCGGTGGCGGCGATGGCGTGGTCCCGGGAGCGGCCGTGAGACAAGAACTGGACGTAGGTGGTGGGGTAGATGATGGAGGCCGACAGGCAGAAGAGGGCGGCGTAGCAGGCGTAGGTGATGGGGAAGTTTCGCCAGGACAGGGGGAAGCGGGCCTGGAGCCCGCCCAACTCGACTATGAGGATGATGAGGGTCACGGAGAAGCAGAAGCACCACGTGAACATGGACCAGTTACCCATGGACCCCGTCCAAGCACCCACACTGGCCACCAGTGAGAAGGCCACGCAGGTGGACACCAGCTGCAGCAGGCGGAGGAGGCCCAGGGGCTGGGTCAGCGCCCTAGGGGACCCCACGATGGTTGGGGAGCCCAGGCCTGAGGAGGACGACATAGTGGTGGTGACGGTCGTGCGGGTCACGGTCACCGGCATGGCTGGGAAGAGGGCAAAGGAAGAGTCCTAAGAAGGTTCCAGATGTGGGAACTCAGGCCCTCAGCCCTTCCACCCCTGGGGACAAAGGACTCAAGCTGGCGGAGGGGGGAGACGCGGCAGGCCTAAGGAGCTGAGTTGGTCACCCAAGTGCCAGCCCCCTCCTCCGTCCTGACTGGGGTTTCCCACGTCCTGTGACAGAACCCAGGGGTCTGGGCCGctgtctctgcttccctctctgcaACCCAGCTACCGTGAAACCACCCCAGACTCTCAAAAATGCCCTCCTTCCCCCAGGGACTCAGCCTCCCAGCCACTCAAAAACCTCCCCGACCGCACGTCAGAACAAGAGGTTCGGACCTCTTCACTGggctccacctcctccctctgggtACCCAGGGCTCCACTCCCCCTGCTCCAGTGCCCACCTTCCTTCTATCACCCTGCAGGCATTTCCAGCCTCCCGGGGTGAGATCGTTCTCTGGGACTCACAGGTGATCACAGGTGATCAGAGCCTCTGCCCTCCCGACCTGTCTCTGGAACTGGACCTGAGCTCTCCACAGCACGCACGCCCTCTCACCTCGGACATCAAGGGTCTGGGCCCTCAGTCTGAATCCCACCTGGGATTTGGGTGTGGAGTACTTCACCCAGGGACGCCGAGCTTCCGCCTGCCTCGGCCCCTCCCGCACGTGGAGTCCAACCTCCAAATTCCCCAGGGCGCCCAAGAAGCTTGGCTCTCCTCGACCCAGCCCCTTCCACGGAAACCTCCAGGCCTCTCAAGTCCTGTTACACAGCTTCAGACCCCAGGACTCTGGGCCCTCAGCCTTGGGCACACCAGACACCTGTGGTTTGGGAAATCCACTTCCTTCTTCTGTCCCTCCAGAACCTTCTGTCTCCTTGTCCTACAGACCCTCAGGAATAGAGACGGTCCAGCCTACTGGGGACCAGGTGTCCAAATCCTCCCCCAGGTCCTAAAACCTCTAATCTCTCAGCTTCCACCCTACAATTTCAGAAGGCCTCTCTCAGCCACAGGGAAATAAAACTTCCTCCTTCCAGGGTCAGGCAGTAGAACAGGCTTTAACCTTACCTAACTGTCCCTAGGAGAGGGCCCGAGGGCGCAGGAGCCCAGCTCCTGGGCACACTTCTCGCTCGGGTACACAGGTGTCTGGGTCTCGTTCCTTGGAAACCAAGCTCCCAGGTCCTTCTCTcggacccaggagtccaggcccccagaTGCTCCTCCCTCCGACACAAAAGTCTGGGTGGGAAGCCCCCTCTGCCCTCAGACCCAAGGAGgccgggcccccagcccctcctccctcagacacGGGGCGTCCCGGCTCCCACTCACCAGCAGTCTTTGCGGAGGACCCAGACGCAGAAAGATCCGGCTCTGGAGGTGGATTAGGTCAGACACCTGGAAAAGGCCAGTCAGagcactggagggagggagggagagtccGCGCCCAACCCAGCCCCCGCTCCGCCCCTCCCGGGACCCAGGCGACCAGCTCGCCCAGAACGCGCCGCCAGCCTCCGCAGCCTCGGCGCCCTCCCAGCCAGGGCGGGGATTTGGCCTCGGGCCGGGAGAGGTCCCGGCGGTGAACCCAGGgaagccccgcccctgccccgtcCCCAAGTGTCCAAACTGCAGAAGCGAAGTGGAAGGAACCCGGTGAAAGTGCACGCCCCGCGCGCGGGCCGGCGTGGGTGTGAGTGATCTTAACCTCGCCCCAGCCCAAGAAAGTCGCGGGCCCGGCGGGCGGGAGGGCCCTGGGCGGTGGCTGCGGGGGCGGGCGGCCTGGCCAGGCGCAGCGTCTCCGTGCCTTATAAGGGCTTCAAGTCAGCCCAGCCATCTGGAATGTGCCGGGGACCAGGGGGCGGTGCTGGCCCCTCCGCCCCGCGCCGGCCTCCGGGATCGCCGCCCCACTTGTGGAttccggggaggggggtggggcgcgAGTCCAAACTCCAGGTCCCAGGAAGGGAGGCCCGAAGCCTGAATTGCTGGGGCCTCCAAAATGTGAGTCCTGGGTCCCTAGAGCATGGACTGGGAGCCTGGACCCCAAGAAGAGACCCCCGGGTTTGCCTAGGGgaaccccactccccaccccaccccagcctcgaAGCTGGAAACCACACTGTTGGAATCCAGTCCAGAGATTAGTAGCCACACCTCCCACCGACCCTCGGAAGTCAGGTCTCCCTGCGGGGGCTGGGCCTCCGGGGCCACCTGGGAGGTGCTAGGCGGGAGGCGGCCGCCTCCAGCTCCCCGCCACGCCCTCCGAGAACCCGTTAGGAGGAAGTCAGGGCTGGCCTGCGCTGGGGCGCCCTGGAAAGCGGGTACTGCCGGGTCCCGAGCGGGGAAGGAGAAACAGGGCGGGCCACAAATCCAGAAGTGCCCcaaggaaggaggggggtggtgcagggaccacccggaggggagggggggtcctTCTCCACCCTCCGCGCCTCCAGCCGCCGCCTGAGGTCAGAACTCAGGAATGCATCTCCGAAGACAGGCGGAGGGAGAGGAAACACCCCTTCGCCTTCACGGCGCAATTTAGAACTCCCCCGGC from the Prionailurus viverrinus isolate Anna chromosome E2, UM_Priviv_1.0, whole genome shotgun sequence genome contains:
- the MYADM gene encoding myeloid-associated differentiation marker codes for the protein MPVTVTRTTVTTTMSSSSGLGSPTIVGSPRALTQPLGLLRLLQLVSTCVAFSLVASVGAWTGSMGNWSMFTWCFCFSVTLIILIVELGGLQARFPLSWRNFPITYACYAALFCLSASIIYPTTYVQFLSHGRSRDHAIAATAFSCIACVAYATEVAWTRARPGEITGYMATVPGLLKVLETFVACVIFAFISSPYLYQHQPALEWCVAVYSICFILAAVAILLNLGDCTNVLPISFPSFLSGLALLSVLLYATALVLWPLYQFDEKYGGQPRRSRDVNCGDRHTFYVCTWDRRLAVAILTAINLLAYVADLVYSARLVFVRV